The nucleotide sequence CCATCATGGCATGGTGCAGCTTGCCCATGGACATGGCGCGTACGCACAGGTCGATGTCACCGGCCTGGATGGCCTTGCCACTGGAGGCGGTGTAATCAGTGGGGGGCGCAACAAAAGCCACTTTGGGCGTGTGCTGACGGGTGGCCGCTTCGGCAATGTCCTTGATCAGGCCCATGCGTACGGCACCGTGGGCGCGGATGGTTTCAAAGCGTGCCAGCGTGGCAGCATCGCCGTTGATGGCGTCCTGCAGTTCGCTGCCGCTGTAACCCAGCTCTGCGGCATTGAGGAAGATGGTGGGAATGCCGGCATTGATCAGTGTGACCTGGAAGCTGCCCACGCCCGGGACTTCCAGCGTGTCCACCACATTGCCGGTGGGGAACATGGCGCCGCCGCCCTCGCCATCGCCTTCGTCGGCCGGGTCGAGAAACTCCAGTTGTACTTCGGCTGCCGGGAAGGTGACGCCGTCCAGCTCGAAATCGCCGGTCTCTTGTACTTCACCGTTGGTGATGGGCACATGGGCGATGATGGTCTTGCCGATATTGGCCTGCCAGATGCGTACCGTGGCCATGCCATTGGCCGGGACGCGGCTGGCGTCTACCAGTCCGCTCATGATGGCAAACGAGCCAACGGCTGCGGACAGGTTGCCGCAGTTGCCGCTCCAGTCGACAAAGGCCTTGTCGATGGCCACCTGGCCGAACAGATAATCCACGTCATGTTCCGGCCGGCTGCTCTTGGCCAGGATCACCGTCTTGCTTGTGCTGGACGTTGCACCGCCCATGCCGTCGATCTGCTTGCCGTAGGGATCGGGGCTGCCGATGACGCGCATCAGGATGGCATCGCGTACTGCTCCGGGCTGCTGCGCGGCGGGCGGCAGGTCTTGCAGGCGGAAAAACACCCCCTTGCTGGTGCCGCCACGGATGTAAGTGGCAGGTATGCGGATTTGCGGAGCGTGGGCCATGCAAAGTCTCCTTGCCGGCGTGCCGGGGCTCAGGGCCGCGCCGGGTGATGAAAATTAAGCCAGCGGCCCGCCTTGCCGGCGGACCGCTGCGCGGATGGATGGGGTCACCCTGATCCGGCCCGACAGCGGGGACACACCGCCGGGCCGGGGGGTGAAAACTCAAACAGTCTGGGTAGACTCGATAAAGTCCTGGGCAAAGCGCTGCAGCACGCCGCCAGCCTGATAGACACGCACTTCGGCGGCGGTATCCAGGCGGCAGATCATCGGCACGCGCACGGTTTCGCCATTGCGACGATGAATCAGCAGGGTCAGCGTGCAGCGCGGCGAGATTTCGCCCTCTACGTCGTAGCTTTCCGTGCCATCAATGCCCAGTGTCTTGCGGGTGGTGCCGGGCTGGAATTCCAGCGGCAGCACGCCCATGCCCACCAGATTGGTACGGTGAATGCGCTCGAAGCCTTCGGCGGCAATGGCTTCCACCCCGGCCAGCCGCACGCCCTTGGCTGCCCAGTCACGCGAACTGCCCTGGCCGTAGTCGGCCCCGGCCACGATGATCAGCGGCTGCTTGCGTGCCATATAGGTTTCGATGGCTTCCCACATGCGGGTGACCTTGCCTTCCGGTTCGATACGCGCCAGCGAGCCCTTTTTCACCACGCCGTCCACTACCGCCATTTCGTTTACCAGTTGCGGGTTGGCAAAGGTGGCGCGCTGGGCGGTGAGGTGGTCGCCACGGTGGGTGGCGTAGGAGTTGAAGTCTTCTTCCGGCAGGCCCATCTTGGCCAGATATTCACCCGCTGCCGAGTTGAGCAGAATG is from Aquitalea aquatilis and encodes:
- the prpF gene encoding 2-methylaconitate cis-trans isomerase PrpF, yielding MAHAPQIRIPATYIRGGTSKGVFFRLQDLPPAAQQPGAVRDAILMRVIGSPDPYGKQIDGMGGATSSTSKTVILAKSSRPEHDVDYLFGQVAIDKAFVDWSGNCGNLSAAVGSFAIMSGLVDASRVPANGMATVRIWQANIGKTIIAHVPITNGEVQETGDFELDGVTFPAAEVQLEFLDPADEGDGEGGGAMFPTGNVVDTLEVPGVGSFQVTLINAGIPTIFLNAAELGYSGSELQDAINGDAATLARFETIRAHGAVRMGLIKDIAEAATRQHTPKVAFVAPPTDYTASSGKAIQAGDIDLCVRAMSMGKLHHAMMGTAAVAIGTAAAIPGTLVNLAAGGGERQAVRFGHPSGTLRVGAEAKLVDGQWQVSKAIMSRSARVLMEGWVRIPGDVL